Proteins encoded together in one Epinephelus moara isolate mb chromosome 2, YSFRI_EMoa_1.0, whole genome shotgun sequence window:
- the zmp:0000000529 gene encoding WD repeat-containing protein 20 isoform X1 has protein sequence MAGDGGALKDINEIKSQFRTREGFYKLLTLSDSQQRGGLPRGPSAGATLGPGAGPGPIPGGGVGLLQGPGAAAAAAAAAASSSSNAAANSSPAGFLPPVRVSMVKLQPEDPSEESERVCFNIGRELYFYTYTNIKKAVDLSKPIDKRIYKGTQPTCHDFNQYSATAESVALIVGFSAGQVQYLDPIKKETSKLFNEERLIDKSKVTCLKWLPKSENLFLASHASGHLYLYNVDHPCGTTAPQYSLLRQGEGFAVYACKTKTPRNPLLRWAVGDGGLNEFAFSPDGMHVACVGQDGCLRVFHFDSMELQGVMKSYFGGLLCVSWSPDGKYLATGGEDDLVTVWSFAESRVVARGHGHKSWVNVVAFDPFTTSLEDEEPMELSGSEEDLHQGAPNNSMHFGRVRTSSTLSRLSRHSSKGGGSAAVTYRFGSVGQDTQFCLWDLTDDVLYPRLPLSRAFTNTFGPSLSNSGSGVVNSTSGGGGSGAVEGHHHPPNTNTGTTNPPTLPLPLPRSLSRSNSLPHPAVANASKGQGASEGGGGGGGGGGTSGGGNSTPFSIGRFATLSLQERKSDKSGCSGGVEKEHKRYHSLGNISKSNDKINVAPRSNRLDAAKVLGTTLCPRMHEVPLLEPLVCKKIAHERLTVLVFMDDCIITACQEGLICTWARPGKAVSLQLTLSVEKTLDYVIHLTFVYIKQVLFMIKD, from the exons ATGGCCGGAGATGGCGGCGCTCTGAAGGATATCAATGAGATTAAATCCCAGTTCCGGACCAGAGAGGGCTTCTACAAGCTGCTCACCCTCTCGGACTCGCAGCAGCGGGGCGGGCTGCCGCGGGGTCCGTCCGCCGGAGCCACGCTGGGCCCTGGGGCTGGACCCGGTCCGATACCCGGTGGAGGGGTCGGGCTGCTGCAGGGGCCCGGGgctgccgccgccgctgctgccgccgccgcctcctcctcttccaatGCCGCAGCCAACTCCTCTCCAGCGGGCTTCCTGCCGCCGGTCCGGGTCTCTATGGTCAAGCTGCAGCCCGAGGACCCGAGCGAGGAGTCGGAGCGGGTGTGCTTCAACATCGGCAGGGAGCTCTATTTTTACACGTACACCAACATCAAGAAG GCTGTCGACCTCAGTAAGCCCATAGACAAGAGGATCTACAAGGGGACTCAGCCAACATGTCACGACTTCAACCAGTACTCAGCCACAGCGGAGAGTGTAGCTCTCATTGTGGGTTTCTCAGCCGGACAGGTCCAGTATCTCGACCCCATCAAGAAGGAAACCAGTAAACTCTTTAATGAGGAG AGGTTGATAGACAAATCCAAGGTGACGTGTCTAAAATGGCTTCCCAAGTCAGAGAACCTATTCCTGGCCTCCCATGCCAGTGGCCACCTCTACCTCTACAACGTGGACCACCCGTGTGGCACCACAGCCCCACAGTACTCTCTGCTGCGGCAGGGAGAAGGTTTTGCCGTCTATGCCTGCAAAACCAAGACGCCGCGCAACCCGTTGTTAAGGTGGGCCGTTGGTGATGGAGGCCTCAACGAGTTTGCTTTCTCCCCTGATGGCATGCACGTGGCGTGTGTGGGCCAGGATGGCTGCCTGCGCGTCTTCCACTTTGACTCAATGGAGCTGCAGGGGGTGATGAAGAGCTACTTCGGTGGGCTGCTGTGCGTGTCGTGGAGCCCAGATGGGAAATATCTTGCCACGGGTGGAGAGGATGACCTCGTCACCGTCTGGTCATTTGCGGAAAGCCGTGTGGTTGCAAGAGGTCATGGCCACAAGTCTTGGGTCAATGTGGTGGCGTTTGACCCCTTCACGACTTCCCTGGAAGATGAGGAGCCTATGGAGCTCAGTGGCAGCGAGGAGGACCTCCACCAGGGAGCACCAAACAACTCCATGCACTTCGGCCGGGTCCGAACAAGCAGCACGTTGTCGCGTCTTTCTCGGCACAGCTCTAAAGGTGGCGGTTCGGCAGCAGTCACATATCGGTTTGGCTCTGTGGGGCAGGACACCCAGTTCTGTCTGTGGGACTTGACGGATGACGTGTTATACCCACGCCTGCCGCTGTCCCGCGCCTTTACTAACACTTTTGGGCCCTCGCTGTCCAACTCTGGCAGCGGGGTTGTCAACAGCACTTCAGGTGGGGGAGGAAGTGGAGCGGTTGAGGGGCACCATCACCCGCCTAACACTAACACCGGCACCACCAACCCACCAACGCTCCCATTACCGCTTCCTCGCTCCCTTTCTCGCTCCAACTCTCTGCCCCACCCTGCCGTGGCAAATGCCTCCAAGGGCCAGGGTGCCTCGGAGGGCGgcgggggaggtggagggggaggagggaccAGCGGCGGAGGAAACAGCACCCCATTCAGCATCGGCCGCTTTGCCACGCTGTCACTACAGGAGCGCAAGTCGGACAAGTCCGGTTGCAGTGGTGGGGTGGAGAAGGAGCACAAGAGGTACCACAGCCTGGGCAACATCAGCAAAAGCAACGACAAGATCAACGTGGCGCCGAGGAGCAACCGACTGGACGCTGCCAAGGTCCTGGGCACCACGCTGTGCCCACGCATGCACGAGGTGCCGCTGCTGGAGCCGCTGGTGTGCAAGAAGATTGCACATGAGAGGCTGACCGTCCTGGTGTTCATGGACGACTGCATCATCACAGCCTGCCAGGAAGGTCTCATCTGCACCTGGGCACGGCCTGGGAAGGCGGTAAGTCTTCAGTTAACTCTGTCAGTAGAAAAAACATTGGATTATGTAATACATTTAACCTTTGTCTACATCAAACAAGTACTTTTTATGATCAAAGATTAA
- the zmp:0000000529 gene encoding WD repeat-containing protein 20 isoform X2, whose translation MAGDGGALKDINEIKSQFRTREGFYKLLTLSDSQQRGGLPRGPSAGATLGPGAGPGPIPGGGVGLLQGPGAAAAAAAAAASSSSNAAANSSPAGFLPPVRVSMVKLQPEDPSEESERVCFNIGRELYFYTYTNIKKAVDLSKPIDKRIYKGTQPTCHDFNQYSATAESVALIVGFSAGQVQYLDPIKKETSKLFNEERLIDKSKVTCLKWLPKSENLFLASHASGHLYLYNVDHPCGTTAPQYSLLRQGEGFAVYACKTKTPRNPLLRWAVGDGGLNEFAFSPDGMHVACVGQDGCLRVFHFDSMELQGVMKSYFGGLLCVSWSPDGKYLATGGEDDLVTVWSFAESRVVARGHGHKSWVNVVAFDPFTTSLEDEEPMELSGSEEDLHQGAPNNSMHFGRVRTSSTLSRLSRHSSKGGGSAAVTYRFGSVGQDTQFCLWDLTDDVLYPRLPLSRAFTNTFGPSLSNSGSGVVNSTSGGGGSGAVEGHHHPPNTNTGTTNPPTLPLPLPRSLSRSNSLPHPAVANASKGQGASEGGGGGGGGGGTSGGGNSTPFSIGRFATLSLQERKSDKSGCSGGVEKEHKRYHSLGNISKSNDKINVAPRSNRLDAAKVLGTTLCPRMHEVPLLEPLVCKKIAHERLTVLVFMDDCIITACQEGLICTWARPGKANLTAQNGNSPSGTVV comes from the exons ATGGCCGGAGATGGCGGCGCTCTGAAGGATATCAATGAGATTAAATCCCAGTTCCGGACCAGAGAGGGCTTCTACAAGCTGCTCACCCTCTCGGACTCGCAGCAGCGGGGCGGGCTGCCGCGGGGTCCGTCCGCCGGAGCCACGCTGGGCCCTGGGGCTGGACCCGGTCCGATACCCGGTGGAGGGGTCGGGCTGCTGCAGGGGCCCGGGgctgccgccgccgctgctgccgccgccgcctcctcctcttccaatGCCGCAGCCAACTCCTCTCCAGCGGGCTTCCTGCCGCCGGTCCGGGTCTCTATGGTCAAGCTGCAGCCCGAGGACCCGAGCGAGGAGTCGGAGCGGGTGTGCTTCAACATCGGCAGGGAGCTCTATTTTTACACGTACACCAACATCAAGAAG GCTGTCGACCTCAGTAAGCCCATAGACAAGAGGATCTACAAGGGGACTCAGCCAACATGTCACGACTTCAACCAGTACTCAGCCACAGCGGAGAGTGTAGCTCTCATTGTGGGTTTCTCAGCCGGACAGGTCCAGTATCTCGACCCCATCAAGAAGGAAACCAGTAAACTCTTTAATGAGGAG AGGTTGATAGACAAATCCAAGGTGACGTGTCTAAAATGGCTTCCCAAGTCAGAGAACCTATTCCTGGCCTCCCATGCCAGTGGCCACCTCTACCTCTACAACGTGGACCACCCGTGTGGCACCACAGCCCCACAGTACTCTCTGCTGCGGCAGGGAGAAGGTTTTGCCGTCTATGCCTGCAAAACCAAGACGCCGCGCAACCCGTTGTTAAGGTGGGCCGTTGGTGATGGAGGCCTCAACGAGTTTGCTTTCTCCCCTGATGGCATGCACGTGGCGTGTGTGGGCCAGGATGGCTGCCTGCGCGTCTTCCACTTTGACTCAATGGAGCTGCAGGGGGTGATGAAGAGCTACTTCGGTGGGCTGCTGTGCGTGTCGTGGAGCCCAGATGGGAAATATCTTGCCACGGGTGGAGAGGATGACCTCGTCACCGTCTGGTCATTTGCGGAAAGCCGTGTGGTTGCAAGAGGTCATGGCCACAAGTCTTGGGTCAATGTGGTGGCGTTTGACCCCTTCACGACTTCCCTGGAAGATGAGGAGCCTATGGAGCTCAGTGGCAGCGAGGAGGACCTCCACCAGGGAGCACCAAACAACTCCATGCACTTCGGCCGGGTCCGAACAAGCAGCACGTTGTCGCGTCTTTCTCGGCACAGCTCTAAAGGTGGCGGTTCGGCAGCAGTCACATATCGGTTTGGCTCTGTGGGGCAGGACACCCAGTTCTGTCTGTGGGACTTGACGGATGACGTGTTATACCCACGCCTGCCGCTGTCCCGCGCCTTTACTAACACTTTTGGGCCCTCGCTGTCCAACTCTGGCAGCGGGGTTGTCAACAGCACTTCAGGTGGGGGAGGAAGTGGAGCGGTTGAGGGGCACCATCACCCGCCTAACACTAACACCGGCACCACCAACCCACCAACGCTCCCATTACCGCTTCCTCGCTCCCTTTCTCGCTCCAACTCTCTGCCCCACCCTGCCGTGGCAAATGCCTCCAAGGGCCAGGGTGCCTCGGAGGGCGgcgggggaggtggagggggaggagggaccAGCGGCGGAGGAAACAGCACCCCATTCAGCATCGGCCGCTTTGCCACGCTGTCACTACAGGAGCGCAAGTCGGACAAGTCCGGTTGCAGTGGTGGGGTGGAGAAGGAGCACAAGAGGTACCACAGCCTGGGCAACATCAGCAAAAGCAACGACAAGATCAACGTGGCGCCGAGGAGCAACCGACTGGACGCTGCCAAGGTCCTGGGCACCACGCTGTGCCCACGCATGCACGAGGTGCCGCTGCTGGAGCCGCTGGTGTGCAAGAAGATTGCACATGAGAGGCTGACCGTCCTGGTGTTCATGGACGACTGCATCATCACAGCCTGCCAGGAAGGTCTCATCTGCACCTGGGCACGGCCTGGGAAGGCG AACTTGACAGCACAGAACGGGAACTCTCCGAGCGGCACGGTGGTATAG